A genomic window from Vitis riparia cultivar Riparia Gloire de Montpellier isolate 1030 chromosome 16, EGFV_Vit.rip_1.0, whole genome shotgun sequence includes:
- the LOC117933174 gene encoding uncharacterized protein LOC117933174 — protein MRTCGGMKTGGMDMEMGVMDESGYEGYWSCMHGSMHASRRGIGNGVYQGMYGNLSKGDVEGKWKREHALRVFIFQKTLAWFRFYAGYKISLHWFKNWQEQRRHKLTASTFGGAVGFWPRRRVQLWLEKLGATKPFRGNLATCWSNIKEEEALERYKLITGNTVLFPEFQIYGKKDPEDNWLAASPDGIVDSLVYGLHSRGVLEIKCPFFNGDKSIASPWSRVPLYYIPQAQGLMEIMDRDWMDFYVWTLKGSSLFRLYRDAEYWDVLKIALSDFWFKHVLPARELCSKHAINNPLTELRSLKPEPRHELCRYIVYESKRIVDDSKLLMREIHGKLQN, from the exons ATGAGGACTTGTGGTGGAATGAAAACTGGAGGTATGGATATGGAAATGGGTGTGATGGATGAGAGTGGGTATGAAGGGTATTGGTCATGTATGCATGGTTCCATGCATGCGTCTAGGAGAGGGATAGGAAATGGAGTATACCAGGGAATGTATGGAAACCTGAGCAAGGGGGATGTTgagggaaaatgg AAACGAGAGCACGCTCTAAGGgttttcatatttcaaaaaaCCCTAGCTTGGTTCCGATTCTATGCTGGTTACAAGATTTCCTTG CACTGGTTCAAGAACTGGCAAGAACAGAGAAGGCATAAACTGACTGCAAGCACTTTTGGTGGGGCTGTTGGTTTTTGGCCTCGCCGAAGAGTCCAGCTCTGGTTAGAAAAGTTGGGGGCAACTAAGCCATTCAGAGGCAACCTAGCTACTTGTTGGAGTAACATTAAAGAAGAGGAAGCACTTGAAAGGTACAAGCTGATAACAGGAAATACTGTCCTGTTTCCTGAATTTCAGATCTATGGTAAGAAAGATCCAGAGGACAATTGGCTTGCAGCTTCACCAGATGGGATAGTTGACAGTCTTGTCTATGGATTACATTCCAGAGGAGTGCTGGAGATAAAGTGCCCTTTTTTTAATGGAGATAAGAGCATAGCTTCACCTTGGTCTCGAGTTCCCCTTTATTATATTCCCCAAGCTCAAGGTTTAATGGAGATAATGGATAGGGATTGGATGGATTTCTATGTTTGGACCCTTAAAGGAAGCAGTTTATTCCGGTTATACCGGGATGCAGAATATTGGGATGTTCTCAAAATAGCTTTATCCGACTTCTGGTTTAAGCATGTGCTGCCAGCCAGAGAGTTGTGCAGTAAACATGCGATCAATAATCCTCTCACTGAATTGCGATCACTCAAGCCAGAACCGAGACATGAATTATGTAGATACATTGTTTATGAAAGTAAACGCATTGTTGATGACTCCAAATTATTGATGCGAGAAATTCATGGGAAATTGCAAAATTGA